Proteins co-encoded in one Gemmatimonadaceae bacterium genomic window:
- the speA gene encoding biosynthetic arginine decarboxylase, translated as MSAPPDANAPATGWTIEAARQLYNIEGWGAGFFDVNAKGHVVVRPDKTQPGQEVDLFELELDLEEQGIALPVLLRFSDILRSRIDALGSHFQAARDEYGYQGGYTTVYPIKVNQQRHVVEEIVQFGAAHGVGLECGSKPELQAVLGLAEHTNHVIVCNGYKDEEFMRLALMGQKLGHQVFIVIEQPSEIDVLLQVADEMEVTPLAGVRIKLASRGFGRWAESGGEKSKFGLNSAQLVQAVEKLRAAGRLDILRLIHFHLGSQITDIRFIKSGLQEIARFYVELRSMGVDISHVDVGGGLGVDYDGTNSTSDASVNYSLQEYANDVIYTLAEACREHDQPMPHVISESGRALTAHHALLLLKVIDVESVAEQPLPPLTDDDHQLLHEMVADHKDVSRKNVSRRRVKEVFHDATFDKDRAHEYFNSGVLSLRERALAEQAYFATINVIARICRQNRDAYDDIMGDLESTLVDRYFCNFSLFQSLPDSWAIDQLFPIMPIHRLDEEPTRRGTIQDVTCDSDGKIDRFVGEKTGAPSLELHEFRDGEPYVLGVFLTGAYQEILGDLHNLFGDTNAVHVRLGPNGGYEVSDLVHGDTVTEVLDYVQFRASDLLQVFRRKVAAAKYLTRQEANTFIADYVAGLEGYTYLEGEAAQ; from the coding sequence GTGTCGGCGCCTCCGGACGCCAACGCGCCTGCCACCGGCTGGACCATCGAGGCGGCGCGCCAGCTCTACAACATCGAGGGCTGGGGCGCCGGCTTCTTCGACGTCAATGCCAAGGGGCACGTCGTGGTCCGCCCCGACAAGACCCAGCCCGGCCAGGAGGTGGATCTCTTCGAGTTGGAGCTCGACCTCGAAGAGCAGGGGATCGCGCTGCCGGTGCTGCTGCGCTTCTCCGACATCCTGCGCTCGCGCATCGACGCGCTGGGCAGCCATTTCCAGGCGGCGCGCGACGAGTACGGGTACCAGGGCGGCTACACCACGGTGTACCCGATCAAGGTGAACCAGCAGCGCCACGTGGTGGAGGAGATCGTGCAATTCGGGGCCGCCCACGGCGTGGGCCTCGAGTGCGGCAGCAAGCCCGAGCTGCAGGCGGTGCTGGGGCTGGCCGAGCACACCAACCACGTGATCGTCTGCAACGGGTACAAGGACGAGGAGTTCATGCGCCTCGCCCTGATGGGCCAGAAGCTTGGCCACCAGGTGTTCATCGTCATCGAGCAGCCCAGCGAGATCGACGTGCTGCTGCAGGTGGCCGACGAGATGGAGGTCACGCCGCTGGCGGGCGTCCGCATCAAGCTGGCGTCGCGCGGATTCGGGCGGTGGGCGGAGAGCGGCGGCGAGAAGTCCAAGTTCGGCCTCAACTCGGCCCAGCTCGTGCAGGCCGTGGAGAAGCTGCGCGCCGCCGGCCGCCTCGACATCCTGCGGCTCATCCACTTCCATCTCGGCTCGCAGATCACCGACATCCGATTCATCAAGTCGGGGCTGCAGGAGATCGCCCGCTTCTACGTGGAGCTCCGGTCGATGGGCGTGGACATCTCGCACGTGGACGTGGGCGGCGGGCTGGGCGTGGATTACGACGGCACCAACTCCACGTCCGACGCGAGCGTGAACTACTCGCTCCAGGAGTACGCCAACGACGTGATCTACACGCTGGCCGAAGCGTGCCGCGAGCACGACCAGCCGATGCCGCACGTGATCAGCGAGTCGGGGCGCGCCCTCACCGCGCACCACGCGCTGCTCCTGCTCAAGGTGATCGACGTGGAGTCGGTGGCCGAGCAGCCGCTGCCCCCGCTCACCGACGACGACCATCAACTCCTCCACGAGATGGTGGCCGACCACAAGGACGTCTCACGCAAGAACGTGTCGCGCCGGCGCGTGAAGGAGGTGTTCCACGACGCCACCTTCGACAAGGATCGCGCGCACGAGTACTTCAATTCCGGCGTGCTTTCGTTGCGCGAGCGGGCCCTGGCCGAGCAGGCGTATTTCGCCACCATCAACGTCATCGCCCGCATCTGCCGTCAGAATCGCGACGCCTACGACGACATCATGGGCGACCTCGAGTCCACGCTCGTCGACCGCTACTTCTGCAACTTCTCGCTCTTCCAGTCGCTGCCCGACAGCTGGGCCATCGACCAGCTGTTCCCGATCATGCCCATCCACCGGCTGGACGAGGAGCCCACCCGGCGTGGCACGATCCAGGACGTGACCTGCGATTCCGACGGCAAGATCGACCGGTTCGTGGGTGAGAAGACCGGCGCGCCGAGTCTGGAGCTCCACGAGTTCCGCGACGGCGAGCCGTATGTGCTCGGCGTGTTCCTCACCGGCGCGTACCAGGAAATTCTCGGCGACCTGCACAACCTGTTCGGCGACACCAACGCCGTGCACGTCCGTCTGGGCCCCAACGGCGGCTACGAGGTGAGCGACCTCGTGCACGGCGATACGGTGACCGAGGTGCTGGACTACGTGCAGTTCCGCGCCTCCGATCTCCTCCAGGTGTTCCGGCGCAAGGTGGCCGCGGCCAAGTACCTCACGCGGCAGGAGGCCAACACCTTCATCGCCGACTACGTGGCCGGTCTCGAGGGCTACACGTATCTGGAGGGCGAGGCGGCGCAGTGA
- a CDS encoding prolyl oligopeptidase family serine peptidase, whose translation MRRVSLPLAAVLVIASAAALGAQAPKRLLTPTDWDHWMSITGTVISNDGHWVAYSLTPQVGDGELVLRTTTGATEYRLPRGFIGRPVMTPGAAPTGRGGRGGVPGGQIAPNSKYAVALTYAPMAAFDSARHSGRGGRAGPPPKAKLAIVDLATGNVTTVADVRSFQLPSSSGDWLAYQLDADSAAGGNGANGRGGRGGATADSSGGRRKTPGSTLVLRNLVTGAQTEIEHVASYAFDDSAKWLGYAVSTRDGAGDGAYVRVPGAAASTALMMGKGDYRDLAFDRAGAQVAFVSDRDDYAARDPHFTLYYTPLKDAKPVPVATAGTLGRDLLVADYGRVAFTRTGSAIEFGVAPPRPDTVPHDSLYDKAIFDLWTWKDAELIPQQKSDAARDRDKTFLVLYHIGARKLVQLTDDSVPSATVSPDGRVAMETSGVPYAIESMWGDGGNDVYAVDATTGRRTLVKKDLRGERAALSAGGKFITYMDGGHWYAYDLGTGRTADLTGALHGNRFDDEMDDHPDIAPAYGIGGWTMDDRTVLLYDRYDVWEVDPTGARAPVVATDSLGRREHLRLRVVDLDRDDPFLDPRQPVLLSAFNEDTKAAGFYWMHLGARATPAKIVMADADYGTPIQAKHAKELVVTRGTFEQFPDLYTGTDLARIARISDANPQQAQFNWGTAELVHWTSADGIPLEGILYKPENFDPSRKYPMITYYYERLSDNLYHYVPPGGRNIINPTHYVSNGYLIFEPDIPYEIGYPGPSAMKAIVPGVEALLARGYVDPNALGIQGHSWGGYQTAYLITQTHMFKAAMAGAPVADMFSAYGGIRWQSGLNRSFQYEHTQSRIGGSIWQEPLRYLENSPLFWVDRIQTPLLIMHNDGDGAVPWYQGIEMYVALRRLGKEVYLVDYNGDEHNPTKRANQMDIAMRMQEFFDYHLRGFPEPGWMIHGIPYLQKGRDQLGHPAGVPPAPSGGDGGGAPAHR comes from the coding sequence ATGCGAAGAGTCTCCCTCCCCCTCGCCGCCGTCCTCGTCATCGCGTCCGCCGCCGCGCTCGGCGCCCAGGCGCCCAAGCGGCTGCTCACTCCCACCGACTGGGACCATTGGATGTCGATCACCGGCACGGTGATCTCCAACGACGGTCACTGGGTGGCGTATTCGCTCACGCCGCAGGTGGGCGATGGGGAGCTCGTGCTGCGCACCACCACGGGCGCCACGGAGTATCGTCTCCCGCGCGGGTTCATCGGCCGGCCGGTCATGACGCCGGGCGCGGCGCCCACCGGGCGCGGTGGGCGGGGCGGGGTGCCGGGCGGGCAGATCGCGCCCAACTCGAAGTACGCGGTCGCGCTCACGTATGCACCGATGGCGGCGTTCGACTCGGCGCGCCACAGCGGGCGCGGAGGACGCGCCGGGCCGCCACCCAAGGCCAAGCTCGCGATCGTGGATCTCGCCACCGGCAACGTGACGACGGTGGCCGACGTCCGGTCGTTCCAGCTTCCGTCCTCGTCGGGAGACTGGCTGGCCTATCAACTGGACGCCGATTCCGCCGCAGGCGGCAATGGCGCCAACGGACGTGGCGGGCGCGGTGGGGCGACCGCGGATTCCAGCGGGGGGCGTCGCAAGACGCCGGGCTCCACTCTGGTGCTGCGCAATCTCGTGACCGGTGCCCAGACGGAGATCGAGCACGTGGCGAGCTACGCCTTTGACGACAGCGCCAAGTGGCTCGGCTACGCCGTGTCCACGCGCGACGGCGCCGGTGACGGCGCGTATGTGCGCGTGCCGGGCGCCGCCGCATCCACCGCCTTGATGATGGGCAAGGGCGACTATCGCGATCTGGCCTTCGATCGAGCCGGCGCCCAGGTGGCGTTCGTGTCCGACCGCGACGACTACGCGGCCAGGGATCCGCACTTCACGCTGTACTACACGCCGCTCAAGGACGCCAAGCCGGTGCCCGTGGCCACGGCGGGCACGCTCGGACGCGACCTGCTGGTGGCCGACTACGGGCGGGTGGCGTTCACGCGCACCGGCAGCGCCATCGAATTCGGCGTCGCGCCGCCCCGCCCGGACACCGTGCCGCACGACTCGCTGTACGACAAGGCGATCTTCGATCTCTGGACGTGGAAGGACGCGGAGTTGATCCCGCAGCAGAAGTCCGACGCGGCGCGCGACCGTGACAAGACGTTCCTCGTGCTCTATCACATCGGCGCCAGGAAGCTGGTGCAGCTCACCGACGACTCGGTGCCCAGCGCCACGGTCTCGCCGGACGGCCGCGTGGCCATGGAGACGAGCGGCGTGCCGTACGCCATCGAGTCGATGTGGGGCGACGGCGGCAACGACGTGTACGCGGTGGACGCCACCACGGGGCGGCGCACGCTGGTCAAGAAGGACCTGCGCGGGGAGCGCGCCGCGCTCTCGGCGGGCGGCAAGTTCATCACGTACATGGACGGTGGCCACTGGTATGCCTACGACCTGGGCACGGGACGCACCGCCGATCTCACCGGCGCGCTGCACGGCAACCGGTTCGACGACGAGATGGACGACCATCCCGACATCGCGCCGGCGTATGGCATCGGTGGGTGGACCATGGACGACCGGACGGTGCTGCTGTACGATCGCTACGACGTCTGGGAGGTGGACCCCACGGGGGCGCGCGCTCCGGTGGTCGCCACCGACTCCCTGGGGCGGCGCGAGCACCTGCGGTTGCGGGTGGTGGATCTCGACCGCGACGATCCGTTTCTCGATCCGCGCCAGCCGGTGCTGCTCAGCGCGTTCAACGAGGACACCAAGGCCGCCGGCTTCTATTGGATGCACCTGGGCGCGCGGGCCACGCCCGCGAAGATCGTGATGGCCGATGCGGACTACGGCACGCCCATCCAGGCCAAGCACGCCAAGGAACTCGTCGTCACGCGCGGCACGTTCGAGCAGTTCCCCGACCTCTACACGGGCACCGACCTGGCGCGGATCGCCAGGATCTCCGACGCCAACCCGCAGCAGGCGCAGTTCAACTGGGGCACCGCGGAGCTCGTGCACTGGACGAGCGCCGACGGCATTCCGTTGGAAGGCATTCTCTACAAGCCCGAGAACTTCGATCCGTCCCGGAAGTACCCGATGATCACGTACTACTACGAGCGGTTGTCGGACAACCTCTACCACTACGTGCCGCCGGGCGGACGGAACATCATCAACCCCACGCACTACGTGTCCAACGGCTACCTGATCTTCGAGCCCGACATCCCGTACGAGATCGGGTATCCCGGGCCGAGCGCGATGAAGGCCATCGTGCCGGGCGTGGAAGCGCTGCTGGCGCGCGGCTACGTGGATCCGAACGCCCTCGGCATCCAGGGCCACTCATGGGGTGGGTACCAGACGGCGTACCTGATCACCCAGACGCACATGTTCAAGGCGGCGATGGCCGGCGCGCCGGTGGCCGACATGTTCAGCGCCTACGGCGGCATCCGCTGGCAGTCGGGGCTCAACCGGTCGTTCCAGTACGAGCACACGCAGAGCCGCATCGGAGGATCGATCTGGCAGGAGCCGCTGCGCTACCTCGAGAACTCGCCGCTGTTCTGGGTGGATCGCATCCAGACGCCGCTCCTGATCATGCACAATGACGGCGACGGCGCGGTGCCCTGGTATCAGGGAATCGAAATGTACGTGGCGCTGCGCCGTCTGGGCAAAGAGGTGTACCTCGTGGACTACAACGGGGACGAGCACAATCCCACCAAGCGCGCCAACCAGATGGACATCGCCATGCGCATGCAGGAGTTCTTCGATTATCACCTGCGCGGATTCCCCGAGCCCGGGTGGATGATCCACGGGATCCCGTATCTGCAGAAGGGGCGCGATCAGCTCGGCCATCCGGCGGGCGTGCCGCCGGCGCCGAGCGGCGGTGACGGGGGTGGCGCTCCGGCGCACCGGTAG
- a CDS encoding APC family permease produces MPSPDSSKLRRSLGTLPLVFILYFTVSGGPFTTETLVHSVGPGLALLMLVLVPIVWSLPEALIVGELASMLPEEGGYYRWVDRAFGRFWAFQNGWLTWMYSLVDMALYPLLFIQYLRYFAPSLTPEQQWFVSLAVIWGATAINLLGSGRVGRASVVSGVFIVSGFLAVTLAALPHAVHTPWVPFAVPGQHPAQGLAVGLSIALWNYIGWDNASTVQGEVRDATRSYPRALAIALPLVVLGYLTPLLSTLGATDWTTWRDGGWPEIARAAAGRMGPFLADWVALAGMVSALALFNALLLAYSRIPFVMAQDGLLPRALAVTDRRGTPRNAVLAAAVCYSAFVLMPFGRLVVADVLLYSLALFLEFGALIALRRKEPELRGAFRIPLPRGGVIALASAPVVILGFVIAASFRDGTYGVPAVAGSAVAMIVGPIWFWFARRAAAPYGRL; encoded by the coding sequence ATGCCGTCTCCGGATTCCTCCAAGCTTCGCCGATCGCTCGGCACCCTGCCGCTGGTGTTCATCCTGTACTTCACGGTCTCGGGCGGTCCGTTCACCACCGAGACGCTCGTGCATTCGGTGGGCCCGGGGCTGGCCCTCCTCATGCTCGTGCTCGTGCCCATCGTCTGGTCGCTGCCCGAAGCGCTGATCGTCGGCGAGCTGGCCAGCATGCTGCCCGAGGAGGGCGGCTACTACCGTTGGGTGGACCGCGCCTTCGGGCGCTTCTGGGCGTTCCAGAACGGCTGGCTCACCTGGATGTACTCGCTGGTGGACATGGCGCTCTACCCGCTGCTGTTCATACAGTACCTCCGGTACTTCGCGCCCTCGCTCACCCCCGAGCAGCAATGGTTCGTGTCGCTGGCCGTGATCTGGGGCGCCACGGCCATCAACCTGCTCGGCTCGGGCCGGGTGGGGCGGGCGTCGGTGGTGAGCGGCGTGTTCATCGTGTCGGGGTTCCTCGCCGTCACGCTGGCCGCGCTGCCGCACGCGGTGCACACGCCGTGGGTGCCGTTTGCGGTGCCGGGCCAGCACCCCGCCCAGGGCCTGGCCGTGGGCCTCTCGATCGCCCTCTGGAACTACATCGGGTGGGACAACGCCTCCACGGTGCAGGGCGAGGTGCGCGACGCCACGCGCAGCTATCCGCGCGCACTGGCCATCGCGCTTCCGCTGGTCGTGCTCGGCTATCTGACGCCGCTGCTGTCCACCCTCGGCGCCACCGATTGGACCACGTGGCGCGACGGCGGCTGGCCCGAGATCGCGCGCGCCGCCGCAGGGCGGATGGGGCCGTTCCTGGCCGACTGGGTGGCGCTGGCGGGGATGGTGAGCGCGCTCGCCCTGTTCAACGCGCTGCTGCTGGCGTACTCGCGCATTCCGTTCGTCATGGCGCAGGACGGGCTGCTGCCGCGCGCGCTGGCCGTCACGGACCGGCGGGGCACGCCCCGCAACGCCGTGCTCGCCGCCGCCGTGTGCTACTCCGCCTTCGTGCTCATGCCGTTCGGTCGGCTGGTCGTGGCCGACGTGCTGCTGTACTCGCTGGCGCTCTTCCTCGAGTTCGGCGCCCTCATCGCGCTGCGCAGGAAGGAGCCTGAACTGCGCGGCGCGTTCCGCATCCCCCTGCCGCGCGGCGGCGTGATCGCGTTGGCGTCGGCGCCGGTGGTGATCCTCGGCTTCGTGATTGCCGCGTCGTTCCGCGACGGCACCTACGGCGTGCCGGCCGTGGCCGGGAGCGCCGTGGCGATGATCGTGGGACCGATCTGGTTCTGGTTCGCCCGCCGCGCGGCGGCGCCCTACGGCCGCTTGTAG
- the pdxH gene encoding pyridoxamine 5'-phosphate oxidase produces the protein MITVPFAEPFTRFRALLDQAQALDRALLPEPTAFALGTADAQGRPAVRILLLKDVDERGFVFYTNFESRKGRELAANPHAALCFHWQAMERQVRVEGLAAPVTDAEADAYFASRERGSQIGAWASTQSRELATDGLLAVRVAEFTRKFGDGPVPRPPYWSGFRVAPDRIEFWHAMPSRLHEREVYTRAGDGWARRPLFP, from the coding sequence ATGATCACCGTTCCCTTTGCCGAACCGTTCACGCGATTCCGCGCGCTGCTCGACCAGGCGCAGGCGCTGGATCGCGCCCTGCTCCCCGAACCCACGGCGTTCGCGCTCGGCACGGCCGACGCCCAGGGCCGTCCCGCGGTGCGCATCCTCCTGCTCAAGGACGTGGACGAACGCGGCTTCGTGTTCTACACCAACTTCGAGAGCCGCAAGGGCCGCGAGCTCGCGGCCAACCCGCATGCCGCGCTCTGCTTCCACTGGCAGGCCATGGAGCGCCAGGTGCGGGTGGAGGGACTGGCGGCTCCGGTGACCGACGCCGAGGCCGACGCGTACTTCGCCTCACGGGAGCGGGGCAGCCAGATCGGGGCGTGGGCGTCCACCCAGAGCCGCGAACTGGCCACGGATGGGTTGCTCGCGGTGCGGGTGGCCGAGTTCACCAGGAAGTTCGGCGATGGGCCGGTTCCGCGCCCGCCGTACTGGTCGGGGTTCCGCGTAGCGCCCGACCGGATCGAATTCTGGCACGCCATGCCGAGCCGGCTGCACGAGCGCGAGGTGTACACCCGGGCGGGCGACGGCTGGGCCCGGCGCCCGCTGTTCCCGTAG
- a CDS encoding VTT domain-containing protein: MHELLDLFHRITNVRELIAWGGYVGLTTVIFAETGLLVGFFLPGDSLIVTAGLFAALGQFDVYLMGLLLSAASIIGNTVGYGIGRATGHALYARPDSLLFKRKHLLRAHDFYERHGGATVLIARFMPIVRTFVPVVAGVANMNLRRYTVFNIIGGLAWIWGMLFIGYFLGRYIPGVDRHIDVVILIVIGLSLTPGAVAWLRARRRAAPADIAPDA, encoded by the coding sequence ATGCACGAACTGCTCGATCTGTTCCACCGCATCACCAACGTCCGCGAGCTGATCGCGTGGGGTGGGTACGTGGGGCTGACGACGGTCATCTTCGCGGAAACCGGCCTGCTGGTGGGATTCTTCCTTCCCGGCGATTCGCTGATCGTCACCGCGGGCCTGTTCGCGGCGCTCGGGCAGTTCGACGTCTATCTGATGGGACTCCTCCTGTCGGCGGCGTCGATCATCGGCAACACGGTGGGGTACGGCATCGGGCGCGCCACCGGGCACGCGTTGTACGCGCGTCCCGATTCGCTGCTGTTCAAGCGCAAGCATCTGCTCAGGGCCCACGACTTCTACGAGCGCCACGGCGGCGCCACGGTGCTCATCGCGCGGTTCATGCCCATCGTGCGCACGTTCGTGCCCGTGGTGGCCGGCGTGGCGAACATGAACCTACGCCGCTACACGGTGTTCAACATCATCGGGGGGCTGGCCTGGATCTGGGGCATGCTCTTCATCGGGTATTTCCTGGGGCGCTACATTCCGGGAGTGGATCGCCACATCGACGTGGTGATCTTGATCGTGATCGGATTGTCGCTCACGCCAGGCGCCGTCGCGTGGTTGCGCGCACGCCGCCGGGCCGCCCCAGCGGATATCGCACCGGACGCCTGA
- a CDS encoding superoxide dismutase, with protein sequence MAFTLPALPYANNALEPHVDARTMEIQHDKHHGAYVTNLNAAVDKAPELQGKSLDDLLKNLNAVPEAVRTAVRNNGGGHWNHAMFWQIMSPKGGGEPTGKLADAIKGSFGDFAKFQEQFAAAAMGRFGSGWAWIVKDGAKLAIVSTPNQDNPLMDGKHAVMGLDVWEHAYYLNYQNRRADYIKAWWNVVDWQAVADRL encoded by the coding sequence ATGGCCTTCACCCTGCCCGCCCTTCCGTACGCGAACAACGCCCTCGAGCCGCACGTCGACGCGCGAACGATGGAGATCCAGCACGACAAGCACCACGGCGCCTACGTGACCAACCTCAACGCCGCCGTGGACAAGGCGCCCGAGCTGCAGGGCAAGTCGCTCGACGATCTGCTCAAGAATCTGAACGCCGTGCCGGAGGCGGTGCGCACCGCGGTGCGCAACAACGGCGGCGGCCACTGGAACCACGCGATGTTCTGGCAGATCATGAGTCCCAAGGGAGGCGGCGAGCCCACCGGCAAGCTGGCCGACGCGATCAAGGGGTCGTTCGGCGATTTTGCCAAGTTCCAGGAGCAGTTCGCCGCCGCCGCGATGGGGCGGTTCGGTTCGGGCTGGGCCTGGATCGTGAAGGACGGGGCCAAGCTCGCCATCGTGAGCACGCCCAACCAGGACAATCCGCTCATGGACGGCAAGCACGCCGTGATGGGCCTGGATGTCTGGGAGCACGCGTACTACCTGAACTACCAGAATCGGCGCGCCGACTACATCAAGGCGTGGTGGAACGTGGTGGACTGGCAGGCCGTGGCCGACCGCCTGTAG
- a CDS encoding cation:proton antiporter, which translates to MILPVAVLAAGAGAAESPVAHLLAALMAIIVGTKVLGEIAQRFGQPAVLGELVAGVLLGGSVLGIVHASDAVIAAMSQIGVILLLFEIGLETDVRSLVKVGGVATTVAFAGVAMPFGAGFLGAEWLGLGHVPALVCGAALCATSVGISARVLSELDMLETTEGRVVLGAAVIDDVIGLVILAVVAGIVEGGSASVTSIARIAGVAGAFVVLAVVVGGRVAPPVFRVAERIRASGALGLVAIAFAFFLAWLAHLAGSAMIIGAFAAGLVLHDLPQAGEVRESTTRIGQFFVPIFFASVGAAVNLRALMSADALLVGGMLIAVGVAGKVLAGYVPWWFRGDKLLVGVAMVPRGEVGLIFAQMGLATGGIDAGLFGAIMLMVLVTTFITPPALGRRAATRERRLAAKGGLDDLVAGTSRHTKAR; encoded by the coding sequence GTGATCCTGCCCGTCGCGGTGCTCGCCGCCGGGGCGGGTGCCGCCGAATCCCCGGTCGCCCATCTGCTCGCGGCGCTGATGGCGATCATCGTGGGCACCAAGGTGCTCGGCGAGATCGCGCAGCGGTTCGGACAGCCGGCCGTGCTCGGCGAGCTCGTGGCCGGTGTATTGCTCGGCGGATCGGTGCTGGGCATCGTCCATGCCTCCGATGCCGTCATCGCCGCGATGTCGCAGATCGGCGTCATCCTGCTGCTGTTCGAGATCGGGCTCGAGACGGACGTGCGGTCGCTGGTCAAGGTCGGCGGCGTGGCCACCACGGTCGCATTCGCCGGCGTCGCGATGCCGTTCGGCGCGGGGTTCCTCGGCGCCGAGTGGCTGGGGCTCGGGCACGTGCCGGCGCTGGTGTGCGGCGCCGCGCTCTGCGCCACCTCGGTGGGCATCTCGGCGCGCGTGCTCTCCGAACTCGACATGCTCGAGACCACCGAGGGACGGGTGGTCCTGGGCGCGGCCGTGATCGACGACGTGATCGGGCTCGTGATCCTGGCCGTGGTGGCCGGCATCGTCGAGGGGGGCTCCGCATCGGTGACGAGCATCGCCCGCATCGCGGGGGTGGCGGGGGCGTTCGTGGTGCTGGCCGTGGTCGTCGGCGGCCGCGTGGCGCCGCCCGTGTTCCGCGTGGCCGAGAGGATCCGGGCCTCCGGCGCACTCGGTCTGGTGGCGATCGCATTCGCATTTTTTCTTGCCTGGCTCGCCCACCTCGCGGGCTCGGCGATGATCATCGGCGCGTTCGCCGCGGGCCTCGTGCTCCACGACCTGCCGCAGGCGGGCGAGGTGCGGGAGTCCACCACGCGCATCGGGCAGTTCTTCGTCCCGATCTTCTTTGCCAGCGTGGGGGCGGCCGTGAATCTGCGCGCCCTCATGAGTGCCGACGCGTTGCTCGTGGGCGGCATGCTGATCGCCGTCGGCGTGGCAGGCAAGGTGCTGGCGGGCTACGTGCCCTGGTGGTTCCGCGGCGACAAGCTGCTCGTGGGCGTGGCCATGGTGCCGCGCGGCGAAGTGGGGTTGATCTTCGCGCAGATGGGGCTCGCCACCGGCGGCATCGACGCCGGATTGTTCGGCGCGATCATGCTCATGGTGCTCGTGACGACGTTCATCACGCCCCCCGCGCTGGGGCGGCGGGCCGCGACGCGGGAACGGCGGCTGGCCGCCAAGGGCGGCCTCGACGATCTCGTGGCGGGCACGTCCCGACATACGAAAGCGCGCTGA
- a CDS encoding rhodanese-like domain-containing protein yields the protein MILRRLYDDELAQASYLLGCEATHEAIVVDPNLNLQMYLDAAASEGLTITHVTETHIHADFVSGARALAAATGATLLLSGAGGPDWRYVVGPQDAILLHDGDSITIGGIRLDVLHTPGHTPEHLSFLVTDTAVSAQPVGLLSGDFIFVGDVGRPDLLERAVHVAGTMEASAHQLFASLRRVKPLPDHLQLWPGHGAGSACGKALGAMPQSTLGYERLTNAALREPDEAAFVRDILSAQPEPPRYFARMKRVNRDGIPAAAAGAATRQLTAGQVDDAIAHGALVVDTRSSAAFLAGFVPGALCVPKSKAFTSYFGSVAPEEAPVVLLVAHPADLAPLVHRLHLIGFDRVTGWAVAADVLDARRHAGRPVPRLGAADLPEVRRRLATHRPPLLLDVRSAGERVSGAIPGAVGVALGDLAAWADRQPREGPVIVQCQTGTRAVIGASVLAARGFVDITPMTGGYDAWTAAGLPVLTPPSP from the coding sequence ATGATCCTCAGACGCCTGTACGACGACGAGTTGGCGCAGGCCAGCTACCTGCTGGGCTGCGAAGCCACGCACGAGGCCATCGTCGTGGACCCCAACCTGAATCTTCAGATGTACCTCGACGCGGCGGCGAGCGAGGGACTCACGATCACGCACGTGACGGAAACCCACATCCACGCCGACTTCGTCTCGGGCGCGCGGGCGCTGGCCGCCGCCACCGGAGCGACGCTGCTGCTGTCAGGCGCCGGGGGGCCGGATTGGCGGTACGTCGTGGGACCACAGGACGCCATCCTGCTCCACGACGGCGACTCGATCACGATCGGCGGCATCCGCCTCGACGTGCTGCACACTCCCGGACACACGCCGGAGCACCTGTCGTTCCTCGTGACGGACACCGCGGTGTCGGCCCAGCCGGTGGGGCTGCTCAGCGGCGACTTCATCTTCGTGGGCGACGTGGGCCGCCCCGATCTGCTCGAGCGCGCGGTGCACGTGGCCGGCACCATGGAGGCGTCGGCGCACCAGCTGTTCGCGTCGCTACGGCGGGTGAAGCCCCTGCCCGACCATCTGCAGCTCTGGCCCGGACACGGCGCCGGCTCGGCGTGCGGCAAGGCGCTGGGCGCGATGCCGCAATCCACGCTCGGCTACGAGCGGCTCACCAACGCGGCGCTCCGCGAGCCCGACGAAGCGGCGTTCGTGCGCGACATCCTGTCGGCGCAACCCGAGCCGCCGCGCTACTTCGCGCGGATGAAGCGGGTGAATCGTGACGGCATACCCGCGGCCGCGGCCGGCGCCGCGACGCGCCAGCTCACCGCGGGCCAGGTGGACGACGCCATCGCCCACGGCGCCCTGGTGGTGGACACGCGCTCGTCGGCGGCGTTTCTGGCCGGCTTCGTACCCGGCGCGCTGTGCGTGCCAAAGTCCAAGGCGTTCACCAGCTATTTCGGCTCCGTGGCGCCGGAGGAGGCGCCGGTGGTGCTGCTGGTCGCCCATCCGGCCGACCTCGCGCCGCTGGTCCACCGCCTGCACCTCATCGGGTTCGATCGCGTGACCGGGTGGGCGGTGGCCGCGGACGTGCTGGACGCGCGGCGGCACGCCGGCCGCCCGGTGCCGCGGCTGGGCGCGGCCGACCTGCCCGAAGTGCGGCGCCGGCTGGCCACCCACCGGCCACCGCTACTGCTCGACGTGCGCAGCGCCGGCGAGCGAGTGTCGGGCGCCATTCCCGGCGCCGTCGGCGTGGCCCTCGGGGACCTGGCCGCCTGGGCCGACCGGCAACCGCGCGAGGGACCGGTGATCGTGCAGTGCCAGACCGGCACGCGGGCCGTGATTGGCGCGAGCGTGCTCGCGGCGCGAGGTTTTGTGGACATCACTCCGATGACCGGCGGTTACGACGCCTGGACGGCGGCCGGCCTGCCGGTGCTCACCCCCCCATCGCCCTGA